In Cryptomeria japonica chromosome 10, Sugi_1.0, whole genome shotgun sequence, a genomic segment contains:
- the LOC131039272 gene encoding protein LURP-one-related 5-like, giving the protein MAINPNLYHSKISIIKAKIRIKHLHLFPLSVSDKLERDICESQKCFRVDNYASNVKSEVLLMDAAGQLLLTLRRKKWSLRKRWEALRGDPVRSEKPKFSVTKSLDFSNKTTANVFVDGSKQIKYCHYQMEGSLCKASCTILNKAGEIIAQIKRKEAKCDIMLGNDVLSLFIEAGVDQAFVMGLLIMFNQID; this is encoded by the exons ATGGCTATCAATCCAAATCTCTACCATTCGAAGATATCTATTATAAAGGCAAAGATCCGAATTAAACATCTACATCTTTTTCCCCTTTCAGTTTCTGATAAGTTAGAGCGGGATATCTGTGAATCTCAAAAATGTTTCAG AGTAGATAACTATGCATCCAATGTGAAGAGTGAAGTACTTCTAATGGATGCTGCAGGCCAACTTCTTCTTACATTACGGCGCAAG AAATGGAGTCTTAGGAAGAGATGGGAAGCATTGAGAGGAGATCCAGTAAGGTCTGAGAAGCCTAAATTTAGCGTTACAAAGTCTTTAGACTTTTCAAATAAAACCACCGCCAACGTATTTGTAGATGGAAGTAAGCAGATTAAGTACTGCCATTACCAGATGGAAGGGTCGTTGTGCAAGGCATCGTGCACAATATTGAATAAAGCGGGAGAGATCATCGCGCAGATTAAACGAAAGGAAGCTAAGTGTGACATAATGTTAGGGAATGATGTTTTGAGCCTGTTTATCGAAGCCGGAGTAGACCAAGCATTTGTAATGGGGTTGCTCATTATGTTTAATCAAATAGACTAA